Proteins encoded by one window of Macaca mulatta isolate MMU2019108-1 chromosome 10, T2T-MMU8v2.0, whole genome shotgun sequence:
- the LOC114670301 gene encoding LOW QUALITY PROTEIN: putative POM121-like protein 1 (The sequence of the model RefSeq protein was modified relative to this genomic sequence to represent the inferred CDS: deleted 4 bases in 3 codons), translating to MTRAVLCTRTHSLRFKRAQLPGARSTHPPVHFACGISPLLLSLDGVAGHPTRISVGPGAGSHPFAAHNTWLSPDSCPGKILLRGLKESGAGMPEQDKDPRVQENPDDQRRVPMVTGDARSAFQPLRDNGGLSPFVPRPGPLQRDLHAQRSEVRYKQTSQTSWTSSCTKRNAISSSYSSTGGFPWLKRRRMGGPASSHCQLTLSSSKTVSEARPQAVPSGHTQCEKAAGTTPGQTLTPRTGSPRSQTSRPRRRKFPLLPRRRGEPLMLPPPLELGFRVTAEDLDLEKEAAFQCINSVLRGEAKAIWDCRPSRPSHALSSLATGTSGLPAVSKAPRMDAQQERDKSQDSQGPVAPLASVAEAPSTAPVSRKKHRPPGPLFSFSDPLPATSSHSQDPAQVTSLIPAPLPAASMDGGMRSPRPGTSAPAAAAAAPPPPTLTPTSGSLLSEWMEALHISGPQPQVRQVPRGQKSDNQRSQTSCMSSCPKRNAISSSYSSTGGFPWLKRRRMGGPASSHCQLTL from the exons ATGACTCGCGCCGTTCTGTGCACGCGCACCCACTCCCTCAGGTTTAAAAG GGCTCAGTTGCCTGGAGCCCGTTCAACCCATCCCCCAGTTCACTTTGCTTGTGGGATCTCCCCGTTGCTCCTGTCCCTGGACGGAGTGGCAGGCCATCCTACAA GAATCTCTGTGGGGCCAGGAGCAGGGAGTCACCCCTTTGCGGCCCACAACACCTGGCTGTCCCCAGACTCGTGTCCAGGGAAGATCTTGTTGAGGGGA CTCAAGGAGAGCGGGGCAGGGATGCCTGAGCAGGACAAGGACCCCAGAGTCCAAGAGAATCCTGATGATCAGAGAAGGGTCCCCATGGTCACCGGGGATGCACGGTCTGCATTTCAGCCCCTGCGGGACAATGGAGGCCTCTCTCCCTTTGTGCCCAGGCCTGGGCCACTGCAGAGAGACCTCCATGCCCAGAGGTCAGAAGTCAGATATAAGCAGACATCCCAGACCTCCTGGACGAGCTCATGCACCAAACGAAATGCCATCTCGAGCTCCTACAGCTCCACGGGAGGCTTCCCGTGGCTAAAGCGGAGGAGGATGGGGGGGCCAGCCTCATCCCACTGCCAGCTGACCCTcagttcctcaaagacagtgagTGAGGCCAGGCCTCAGGCTGTCCCTTCGGGTCACACCCAGTGTGAAAAGGCAGCAGGTACAACACCAGGGCAGACACTCACCCCCAGGACTGGCTCCCCCAGATCCCAGACCTCTAGGCCCCGTAGACGCAAGTTTCCCCTGCTGCCACGCAGGCGAGGGGAGCCTCTGATGCTGCCACCTCCCTTAGAGCTGGGGTTCCGGGTCACTGCTGAAGACCTGGACCTGGAGAAGGAGGCGGCATTCCAGTGCATCAACAGCGTACTGCGGGGTGAGGCCAAGGCCATCTGGGACTGCAGACCCTCACGGCCTTCCCACGCTTTGTCTTCACTTGCAACAGGGACTTCTGGTCTGCCTGCTGTTTCTAAAGCACCCAGGATGGATGCACAGCAGGAGAGAGACAAGTCCCAAGACTCCCAGGGCCCAGTGGCTCCCCTAGCATCTGTTGCAGAGGCTCCCTCTACAGCTCCTGTGTCTAGGAAGAAGCACAGACCACCAGGCCCCCTGTTCTCCTTCTCAGATCCCCTTCCTGCCACTTCTTCCCACTCCCAGGACCCAGCCCAGGTCACCTCGCTGATTCCTGCCCCCTTGCCAGCTGCAAGCATGGATGGGGGCATGAGAAGCCCAAGGCCTGGCACTTCTGCTCCTGCAGCTGCTGCAGCGGCCCCTCCCCCCCCCACTTTGACCCCCACGTCGGGGTCCCTACTGAGT GAGTGGATGGAGGCCCTTCACATTTCCGGGCCTCAACCACAGGTGCGGCAGGTTCCCAGAGGTCAGAAGTCAGAT AACCAGAGATCCCAGACCTCCTGCATGAGCTCGTGTCCCAAACGAAATGCCATCTCGAGCTCCTACAGCTCCACGGGAGGCTTCCCATGGCTAAAGCGGAGGAGGATGGGGGGGCCAGCCTCATCCCACTGCCAGCTGACCCTc